The proteins below come from a single Xenopus tropicalis strain Nigerian chromosome 9, UCB_Xtro_10.0, whole genome shotgun sequence genomic window:
- the hba1 gene encoding hemoglobin subunit alpha: MHLTADDKKHIKAIWPSVAAHGDKYGGEALHRMFMCAPKTKTYFPDFDFSEHSKHILAHGKKVSDALNEACNHLDNIAGCLSKLSDLHAYDLRVDPGNFPLLAHQILVVVAIHFPKQFDPATHKALDKFLVSVSNVLTSKYR; encoded by the exons ATGCATCTTACAGCTGATGACAAGAAACACATCAAGGCCATTTGGCCTTCTGTAGCTGCTCATGGTGACAAATATGGCGGAGAAGCTTTGCACAG GATGTTCATGTGTGCTCCCAAGACCAAAACCTACTTTCCTGATTTTGACTTCAGCGAACATTCAAAACACATCTTGGCTCATGGCAAGAAAGTTTCGGATGCTCTGAATGAGGCTTGCAACCATCTGGACAACATTGCCGGATGCCTGTCCAAGCTGAGTGACCTCCATGCCTATGACCTGAGAGTGGATCCAGGCAACTTCCCA TTGCTGGCCCATCAAATTCTGGTGGTTGTTGCTATCCATTTCCCTAAGCAGTTTGACCCTGCAACCCATAAGGCCCTGGACAAGTTCCTGGTTTCCGTATCTAATGTTCTGACATCCAAATATCGTTAA